CCTCCACGCGCAGGCCGTGGTTGCTCAGCGTCCGCACCACGTCTTCTGCAAATTCATTGTGCGCATCTGTCACAGTGAGCACACGGGCCTGCACCGGCGCCAGCCATACGGGGAAGGCCCCGGCGTAGTGCTCAATGAGCACGCCGATGAAGCGTTCGATGGCGCCCAGCACCACGCGGTGCAGCATGACCGGCCGCTTCTTCTCGCCATGTTCATCAATATAGGAGAGATCGAAGCGTTCGGGCAAGGTGAAATCGCACTGGATGGTGGCGCACTGCCAGCGGCGGTCCAGGGCATCCTTGAGCTTGATGTCGATCTTGGGCCCGTAGAATGCGCCGTCGCCTTCGTTGATTTCATAGGGCCGGTCCAGGGTGTCCAGGGCCTGACGCAGGGCGCTGGTGGCGCGTTCCCAGTCTTCGTCAGAGCCGATGGACTTTTCCGGCCGCGTGGACAGTTCGATTTCATACTCGAAGCCGAACAAATCCATGACATCCTGCACGAACTTGACCACGCCCAGGATTTCTGCCTGGAGCTGGTCCGGCCGGCAGAGCAGGTGGGCGTCGTCCTGGGTGAACTGGCGCACCCGCAGCAGGCCGTGGAGCACGCCGCTTTTTTCGTGACGATGCACCACGCCCAGCTCGAACATGCGCAGGGGCAGGTCGCGGTAGCTACGCAGGCGAGATTTGTAGATCAGCATGTGGGACAGGCAGTTCATGGGCTTGACGCCGTACGCCTGGCCGTCCACCTCGGTGAAGTACATGTTCTCGCGGTAATTGTCGTAGTGGCCGCTGGTTTCCCAGAGATCGCGCTTGAGCAGGATGGGCCCCTGCACGATGTGGTAGCCGCGCTTGAGGTGTTCCTTGCGCTCGAAATCTTCCAGGATGGTGCGGACCAGGGCACCCTTGGGATGCCAGATGACCATGCCTGCGCCGGCGTCTTCGTGGAAGCTGAACAGGTCGAGCTGCTTGCCCAGCACGCGATGGTCGCGGCGCTTGGCTTCCTCGATGCGGTCCAGGTAGGCCTTGAGTTCCTTTTCCTCGCCAAAGGCGGCGCCATAAATGCGCTGCAGGCGCGGGCCGTGCTCGTCGCCGCGCCAGTAGGCTCCGGCCACGGAGGTGAGCTTGAAGGCCTTGAGCATGCCGGTGCGGGGCAGGTGCGGGCCGCGGCAGAGATCCATGAAATCGCCGTTGCGGTAGATGCTGAACTCATCTGCGCCGATGCTGTCCATGAGTTCGAGCTTGTAGGTCTCGTTCATGGCGGCGAACATGGTTTTGGCATCGTCCTTGGATGCGATCTGGCAGGAGAAGGGCAGGTCCTCGGCCACCACCTTGCGCATTTCGGCTTCGATGGCGTCCAGATCCTCGGGGGTGAACGGCCGGGGCGTGTCGAAATCGTAATAGAAGCCGTGCTCAATGGCCGGACCGATGGTCACCTTGACGTCAGGGAACAGCCGCTTGACGGCAGTGGCCATGATGTGCGCTGCGGAGTGGCGCAGGATGTCCAGGCCTTCTTCGGAATCCAGCAGCACGGGGGCCAGCTCGGTGCAGTCGTCGGGCACGCGCGCAGTGAGATCAAGGAGGCGATCGCCGCATTTGCAGGCAACGGTCTTCTTGAACTGCTTGCCGCTCAAGGCTCCCTTGAGAACCTCGGCGCATGCCGCGCCGGCCGTCGCCTCCACAGGCACGC
This sequence is a window from Megalodesulfovibrio gigas DSM 1382 = ATCC 19364. Protein-coding genes within it:
- the thrS gene encoding threonine--tRNA ligase, which translates into the protein MQNDGAGVPVEATAGAACAEVLKGALSGKQFKKTVACKCGDRLLDLTARVPDDCTELAPVLLDSEEGLDILRHSAAHIMATAVKRLFPDVKVTIGPAIEHGFYYDFDTPRPFTPEDLDAIEAEMRKVVAEDLPFSCQIASKDDAKTMFAAMNETYKLELMDSIGADEFSIYRNGDFMDLCRGPHLPRTGMLKAFKLTSVAGAYWRGDEHGPRLQRIYGAAFGEEKELKAYLDRIEEAKRRDHRVLGKQLDLFSFHEDAGAGMVIWHPKGALVRTILEDFERKEHLKRGYHIVQGPILLKRDLWETSGHYDNYRENMYFTEVDGQAYGVKPMNCLSHMLIYKSRLRSYRDLPLRMFELGVVHRHEKSGVLHGLLRVRQFTQDDAHLLCRPDQLQAEILGVVKFVQDVMDLFGFEYEIELSTRPEKSIGSDEDWERATSALRQALDTLDRPYEINEGDGAFYGPKIDIKLKDALDRRWQCATIQCDFTLPERFDLSYIDEHGEKKRPVMLHRVVLGAIERFIGVLIEHYAGAFPVWLAPVQARVLTVTDAHNEFAEDVVRTLSNHGLRVEADLRNEKLGFKVREAQMEKIPYMLVVGDKEVEARGVNVRLRGGENLGFMTLEDAAALVVKACQEPFERGGMRYFFATPCPV